The Maylandia zebra isolate NMK-2024a linkage group LG7, Mzebra_GT3a, whole genome shotgun sequence genome contains a region encoding:
- the LOC101474631 gene encoding monocyte chemotactic protein 1B, with protein MKTLCFSLGLLLLAACCCDAIPKGVKFSTAPGTCCFNFKINAIPVKLVSFITQTHSSCPKKAYIVHTVRGKKICYTQSFQWAQDMYRLHNTEGSS; from the exons ATGAAGACTCTCTGCTTCTCTCTGGGACTGCTGCTGCTTGCAGCCTGCTGCTGTGATGCCATCC CGAAAGGCGTAAAGTTCAGCACAGCTCCTGGAACCTGCTGCTtcaactttaaaataaatgcaatacCGGTGAAGTTGGTGTCCTTCATCACCCAGACGCACAGCTCCTGTCCCAAGAAGGCGTACAT AGTCCACACTGTCAGAGGAAAAAAGATCTGCTACACTCAGAGCTTCCAGTGGGCTCAGGACATGTATCGGCTCCACAACACTGAAGGCAGCAGCTAG